The Pseudomonas sp. MH9.2 genomic interval CATTCGAACACATGCGAGCATGCTTTGACGCACGCTTCGAAGGCTTTCTGGGCGGCCCGCCCGCTCTGATTGGACAGGGCAACCAGCACCAGCAGTGACAGGCCCGGCGAAACGGCTTTGACATCGATGATGGCGCTATAGCCACGAATCACACCGCGCCTTTCAAGCTTGCGTACCCGTTCCAGACAAGGCCTGGGGGTCAGATGAACCAGCGATGAAAGCTTCTCGTAGGTGATCCGTCCGTTATGCCGCAAGACGTCGAGAATGGCTTCATCGATGCGATCCAGGGGGGCTGTGCCAGGAGGTTCGTTATCCTTCGTAACCATTGGTTTTTTCACTTCAATCGGCTGGACAGAAACTGCGTAAGTCGTTCGCTGTTCGGGTGACCATCACTATGGTACGACCTTCCTCAGCCAGCGTCTGTATGACCTGAGGACCTCGCCTACACGCCGCTGTGTGGTAGGAGGGCAAGGATCAGGCGCGTTTTTTTGGGCTATCAGTGTAGGCAGATGAATTTCGGCGAGCATGCAGCGAGCGCTGCCGCCACCAATGCTTTCGATATGGTCGATGTTCACCACCACTGGCTGGGTGTGTCGTTCGATGTGCTGTTGCTGGGCGGGTTCGAGCGATCGCCAGGCACTGCGGGACATTACCAGCAACGCTTGACCGTTCTTGTCGTGCAGTTCAAGCATGTTGCCGGCGAAGGACTCCAACTGATCCCAGTTCAACGTGAGGATCTCTTTGCCGGTGTCATGCAGGGAGTTTTGCAGCGCTGTGCGTTCTTTGAGGTTGGGCAGTGCTTGCAGGCAGACCACCGAAAGGTGGCGGCCGACACTCATCATCACGTTGCTGTGATAGATAGGTGATTGATGGCGGTCGACGGCATGGAACAGGCACAACGTGTAGTTCAGGCGCTCGGCAAATTGGCGCAGGGCATCCGCGTGTGTTCGTCCAGAATGGCAGGCATAGCTAATTCGATGTTCGCGATCAAGCACCATGCTGCCGGTGCCCTCAAGGAAAATGTTCTGCTGCTCCAGCGGGCTGAAGTCGATGGTTTCGCGAATGGCGTAATGCTGGTCGAGTGCTTTCAATACCCCTTTTTGCCGCTCCAGACGTCGATTCTGGCCTTCCATGGGGTAGAGCACGAGACTGCCGTCGGCATGGCTACTCCACCAGTTGTTCGGGAAGATCGAATCCGGGGTATGCGGCGCTGGCGTGTCTTGCACCACCAGCACGTCGACACCGTATTGACGCAAGGTCTCGACATAACCGTCGAACTCTTCCAGCGCTTTATGCTGTGCCTGTTCAGGGTCGCGCGGCGCCCGCTGAAAGCGGTTGTTGATGGCGGTGTCCGGGTTGAAGGCGAACCGCGCCGGGCGGATCATCAAGACGCTGTTGGTGGTTTGCATGGAGCGCGCATCCAAGGGTTGGTTATGCGTCCATCTTGTGCCCGACATCGTTGTAATTCTTGCTGACCTGGCTGGGTTGCCCAGCGGGGATGGCCGAAAAAGGCGGCGCTACAGCCGATTCGGCTGCTAGGGGGAGGGCGACATGAGTCGCGTCGGCCCTTTCGTGAAGAAGGCAACGCCGTTTCGAATCAGATCGCAGTCAGTTCAATCAAACAGCACGAACCGCTGACGGAGATTTCCAGCAGTTCACGGTTACCGTTCAGTTGCAGGCAGTCATGTTTGCCGAGCGTTTCGGTGGTGGTCCCTACGCTGACCCTCAAGCCCTCAGCCACGCTGAAGACCAGCACGGTGCCTGCCGAGGTAAAAAACCGCTGCTTGCTGTCGATCCATTGCAAGCGAGCGGTGTAACGATCCGGCGCATAGATCAGGTTGAAATCACGAATGGCGCCACCGAGCAGCGTGCAGGCCACCTGGCTTTCGCCGCTGAAAGCGAAGGGGTCCAATGGCAGCAGGGGCCGAGTCGTTTGACCGTCCACGTGCAGAGTCATGCCCGCGCCTTGGAGCACGGTAATGATTCGCTGATAGCCGGCGAAGGTGGAGAAACCGCCCGACTCGGCGATGTCGGCAATCGACAGGCGCCAGCCGAAGCCGTCGAGGCCAACACCCGCATCGCGAGTGATTTCCTCCGTACTGCCCCCGCCATTTTTCCACGGCATGCGCGGGTAGCTGGCTGCGCGCAAAACAGTGAGCTGACTCATTTGCTGAAACGTCCTTCCAGTCGATGCCTGGAGCCTGGGTGGATAAGGCGCGCGGCTGTCACTGGCTGGCGCCCGGACCAGGTCCGGCGGCGAATCAGCAGGCAGGGCTCGCCAGGTTCTATTTGCAGCAGTTTGCATTCCAGCGGTTCGGCCAGAATCGCTTCGACCACGTGCTCGCCCTCGGTCAGCGGTGCGACTTGCGACAGGTAGGCGTAGGGCGTTTGCAGGGTGAAGTCCTGCTTGAGGTAGTCGGGCGCGACCAGAGCGTTGACGAAGCGGTCTTCGATTTGCACGGGAATATCGTTTTCGAAGTGCACGATCAGCGAATGAAACACCCGCTGACCTTCACGCATGTCCAGTGCCAGGGCGCGCTCGGAGCCTGCGGCCTCTTCATTGAGGATGATGACCTTGCAGGTGTGACGATGGCCTCGCGAGGCGATCTCATCGGCAATGTTGTGCACTTCGAACAGCGCCGACTGGCTCTTGGGCTCGGCGACGAAAGTGCCCACGCCCTGCATGCGCACCAATAACCCTTCGGCGGTCAGTTCGCGCAAGGCCCGGTTGATGGTCATGCGGCTGAAGCCCAGCTGGGTCACCAGTTCGCTTTCTGACGGCACGCGATGATGTGGCGCCCAGGTTCCGTTCTGGATCTGCTGGGCGATCATATGCTTGACGCGGGCGTACAGAGGCGCCGGACTGTCGCCCATTTGGGCAGCCAGCGAAGAGACGGCAGGCGGAGTCGGCACAGTGAAATCCTTGTTCGATGGGTGATGATTCGGGAAGTGGGTCCATGGCGCAGATGCGCTCAAGCTAACCATTGATCCGACCGACGACAAGCTTGCTGGAGTTTACCGAGCAGGCAAACGTCTGTATATGTATATACAAATAAACACGATGGAGTGTAGAGCCATGTCCGCCTTCTTTGCCGAGCGCGCATTATTGCCCAGTGGTTGGGCCAACAATGTTCGTTTCGACGTCAGCGCCGATGGCCTGCTCACCGGTGTCCAGGTCGATACCGATGCGCAGGGTGCCGAGTTTATCAAGGGGCCGTTGTTGCCGGGTATGCCTAATCTGCATTCGCATGCCTTTCAGCGCGCCATGGCCGGTTTGGCCGAAGTGGCAGGTAACCCGAACGACAGTTTCTGGACCTGGCGCGACCTGATGTACCGTCTGGTCGGGAAGATCAGCCCGGAACAGCTCGGCGTCATTGCTCGCCAGCTGTACATTGAAATGCTCAAGGGCGGTTTTACCTCGGTCGCTGAATTCCATTACGTGCACCAGGACACGTCCGGCAAACCCTACGCCGACCCCGCTGAGTTGGCCCTGCAAATCAGCCAGGCTGCCAGCTTCGCGGGCATTGGCCTGACCCTGCTGCCGGTGCTGTACAGCCATTCCGGTTTCGGTGGCCAGGCGCCTGACGAGGGGCAGCGTCGCTTTATCCACAGCACCGACAGTTATCTGGATCTACAGGCGCGCTTGGGCCCGATTCTGGCTCGGCAGCCCGCGCAGGCATTGGGTCTGTGTTTCCACTCGTTGCGCGCCGTCACTCCGCAACAGATCCGTGACGTGTTGGCCGCCAGCGACAAGCAGTGTCCAGCGCACATTCATATCGCCGAGCAGCAGAAAGAAGTCGAAGACTGCCTGAGCTGGAGCGGGCTTCGTCCGCTGCAATGGCTGTACGAAAATGTCGCTGTGGACTCACGTTGGTGCCTGGTACATGCCACCCATGCCGACCCCGATGAAGTTGCACTGATGGCTGAAAGTCGCGCAGTGGCCGGTTTGTGCCTGACCACCGAAGCAAATCTTGGCGACGGAATCTTCCCTGCGGTGGACTTCATCGCGCAGGGTGGACGCTGGGGGATCGGTTCGGACAGCCATGTGTCACTGAGCGTGGTCGAAGAATTGCGTTGGCTGGAATATGGCCAGCGTCTGCGTGATCAGCGACGTAATCGGTTGCATCGCAGCGATCAGCCAATGGTTGGGCGAACCTTGTACGATGCGGCGCTTGGTGGCGGGGCGCAGGCCTTGGGGCAGGCGATTGGCTCGCTCCAGGTGGGGCAGCGCGCGGACTGGCTGGTGTTGGATGGCAACGATCCCTATCTGGCGACGGCCAGTGGCGACGCGATTCTCAATCGTTGGCTGTTCGCTGGGGGCGATCGGCAGATCCGCGATGTGATGGTCAATGGTCGCTGGGTAGTGCGAGCTGGGCGTCATGCGGGCGAGGAAGAAAGCAGCAGGGCGTTTGCCCAGGTATTGCGGGAATTGCTGGGGTAGTCAGGCGGATCTTATGCGCCTGACATGTCGCCTTCGCGAATAAATCTGCTCCCCCGGCTCAGTTTTCTGCGGGAGCTGATTTATCCGCGAAGCGGTTCATACGGTCTATTTTCCGACAGGTTTGGCGATTTTCGAATCATCAACGCGCCAGATCAGCTTACTGGTGTCGTAACCCTGCTGACGTGCTTTGGCCAGCAGCTCCTCGCGCGTTGCATCGGACACCCGCGTGTTGCGCGACAGTAGCCACAGGTATTTGCGGTTCGGGTTACCTACCACCGCAGTTTTGTAGTCATCGCTGACATACAGCACCCAGTAACCACCCTTGGCGACGCCCGGTAGCAACCGGGAAAACCAGGTATCGAACTCCACCCAGAGCTTGTCGGTTTTATCAGGGACTTGCGGCGACGCTGTGCCGTGCACTTCTTCCCACTTACCCTCAAGTGTCCGACAGCGGTTGGTCACGCCCACGTTGCCATCGTCTTCAAGGATGTAATGGGCTTCGGATTGCGCACAATTGCGTTGGAAAAACATCGGCATCCGCGCCAACTCATACCAGGTCCCCTGGTAACGCTTGAGGTCAACATGATCGACCGTCTTGGGTTCGATCAGCTCGATCGAGGAGTTGGCGCACCCTGCCAGCAATAGACCCGCCAGCATCCCTATCCATAAACGCATAAGGCTCTCCTTTCAGGCTTACTTCAGGCCCTGGCCGGAAAACATCAGCACCTTGTCGCCTGCGTATTGCACGCTGATAAAGGTCTTCTGATCGCCCCATGTGCAGCTAGACATGCCCAGCGCGCCGGAGCAATCAGTCGGGCTGCCCAGCAGCTTTTCGACTTCGGCCTTGGGCATCCCTGAGGAGATTTTCGAATAATTTTCCTGAGTGACTTTACTGCACGCAGCCAACAGCACACAAAACGACAACAACGCGAGGGTACGCAGAGACATGAGTGAAGCTCCTGAACAGTAGGGGGCGGCGCTACAGCGTGTAGGACGCTGGCGAATTGCCAATAGGTTAGAAGAGAAATACGCGATCTGGTTCCCGTGGGCGGCAGGGATTTATATCTCGCTTAAAATCGCGACCCAGGCTCTTTCAAAAACACCCGTTCTTCAGCTGTTGATGTACGTCCAAGGATTTGATTGCGGTGGGGGAAACGCGAGAAACGGGCAATGACCCTTTGATGCTTTTTGGCGTAATCAAGTTGGTCGGCGAAGACGTCATGATCCGTGGCCGATTGCTGGTGGAACAGTTCGGTAAAGTGGGCAACGGCTTGATCCTGCATCTCCAGGTCTTCACTGTGTTCCAGCACCAGGTAGATGAATGATCGCTGGATCGGCAGCAAATGCTGGTCGCGGCCCAGTTTCAGGCCGTGTTCGACCAATGCCTGGGCGCGTTGATCGCCTGCAAACGCCTTGGGCGTATCGCGATAAATCATGCGCGGGAGTTGATCGAGGAGCAGTACCAGTGCAAGCCAGCCTTGAGGGGATTCGGCCCATTCGGACAGCCCTCCCGCCAATGCGTGTTCGACCTGTACAGCGAAACGTTCGCGCGCATCGCTGTCCTGGCTTTTCTTCTTGCCGAACCAAAGCGGGCCCTTGGCCTTTACCACGTTGGTTGGTGATTCGGCTGAACCGAACCACCATTCAAGCAGCGGATGCCAGGGCGCGTACATGGCTTAGACGTTGTGATAAGACGTGGCGCGCTCGACTTCTTCCTTGGAACCCAGGAAGACCGCGACACGCTGGTGCAGGCCTTCAGGCTGGATGTCGAGGATGCGCTGATGGCCGTCGGTGGACATGCCGCCCGCCTGTTCTACGATGAACGACATCGGGTTGGCTTCGTACATCAGGCGCAGCTTGCCTGGCTTGGACGGGTCACGGCTGTCACGTGGGTACATGAACATGCCGCCACGGGTCAGGATGCGATGCACGTCGGCAACCATGGCTGCGATCCAGCGCATGTTGTAGTTCTTTTTCAGCGGGCCGTCTTCGCCAGCCAGCAGTTCGTCGACGTAGCGTTTGACCGGAGCTTCCCAGTGACGCGCGTTGGACATGTTGATGGCAAATTCCTGGGTGGTCTCAGGGATCCGCATGTCTTCGTGGGTCAGCACGAAGCTGCCCAGCTCGCGATCGAGGGTGAAGCCTTTGACGCCGTCGCCCAGGGTCAGGACCAACATGGTTTGCGGGCCGTAGATCGCGTAACCGGCAGCAACTTGCTGGGTGCCCGGTTGCAGGAAAGCTTTCTCGCTCAGGTTGTCGTTCTGGCTCAGGTGACCGCTCGGGCAACGCAGCACCGAGAAGATGGTGCCGACCGACACGTTGACGTCAATGTTCGAGGAACCGTCCAATGGGTCGAATACCAGCAGGTACGCGCCTTTTGGGTACTTGCCGGGAATCTGGTAGGCATTGTCCATTTCTTCGGACGCCATGCCGGCCAGGTGACCGCCCCATTCGTTGGCTTCGAGCAGAATGTCGTTGGAGATCACGTCGAGCTTTTTCTGCACTTCGCCCTGTACGTTTTCAGTGTTCATGCTGCCGAGCACACCGCCCAGCGCGCCTTTGGAGACGGCGTGGCTGATTTCCTTGCATGCGCGTGCTACCACTTCGATAAGGAAGCGCAGATCGGCAGGAGTGTTGTTGCTGCGGGTCTGCTCAATCAAATAGCGACTTAGGGTAACGCGGGACATGGAGAGCTCCGAAGTGGGGGATAAAAACCCGCACAGTTTAGCGCGAGTGGACACGTAATACTCCAGTCAGACCGGGTTCTGGCCCATAGAGTTCACATGTCGGTTGAGAGTAGCCTCAAAACGGCAACAAGCAGGTGACCCTGCTCAAGATTTTGCCGAGGGCGTGCGCAACAGGCTCACTGCCATCCAGCCAAGGAAAACGACGCCCAGCAACAACACTGCCCATAAACCGGTGCGCTTCCAGTCCGTGCCTTTCACGGCCGGTGTTGGCGTGCGTGCGATGACCACGGGTGAGGCCGCCGGTTGCGCAATGCCCAGTGATGCGAGCACCTGCGGTTGATAATCGGGGATCAGCGTGGACAGCGGCAAGTCTGCCGCCCGCGCCGCCGTGTTACCAATGGCGAGAGTATACGGCCCTGCACCTTTGGCCAGGAACACCAGTTGCGTGGCGCGGACTGCGAAACGCAGTTGTGGGGCCGCAGTGCCCAGACCGCCGCCACGCTCATCCACATCGAGCTTGAATTGCTGCACGGTACGGCCAGCCAGCTGTAACTCATCCTGCAGCACGTCCTGACCATTCTGTGTCAGTCGATACAACAAGCCGCCGCCCACGATTTGCCACGGGGCGTTGCTGTCGAGGCGCGCCGACAGGGTGGCCGGTGCCAGACTGTTGGCCTGGCTGATGTCGACCTTTACGCGCTCCACGGCTAGATCAATGGGCAATTGCCAGCTGTATTCGCCCGGTTTGACGGTGCTGCCCGCCAGCGGTTGTGACCAGACCAAAGGCTGCGGCAGGTGGTCGGGGCTGGCGCTGATCAATTGCGCGGAGGTCAGTGTCGGTGCGGAGTTCGGGGTGTTCCACAGCAAACGCAGGTAGCGCGCCGGTTGGCCGGGTAGAGTGACTTCGCGTTGCTCGATCACTTCATCGGCAAACGACAGTCGTGCAACCTGGCCCTCGCCCCAGGATTGCCAGTGCTGCAGATCGTTACTGGCCTCGATACTGAAGCGCTGAAAACCTTCCCGTTCGGTGTTCCAGTCAAGAATCAACTGCTCCAGCGGGGCCTTGATCTCGCTGGTGTCGAGCAGCCAACCGCGCAGTACTTCTTCGCCGGCTTCGATTTCGCCTTGTGGTTGCACTTCAACCAGCGTGCCGCTGGCGGTGCGCTCGACCCGAATCGTAGGCACTGCATCACTGGCATCGGCGGCGTCATAGAGGGCAAACCACTTAACCGGGATCGGCGTCTGGTTTTCCCGGCGCTGAACGTCGCTATGGGTCAGTGAGTACGCCAGTGCCTGGCCCTCAGCGTTGAAAACGCGAACGTCACCCAGACCGGCCTGACGCGCACCCAGTTGTACCGCCAGCGGTAGTTCAAGGCGATACCACGGGCCATTACCGCTCAAGGTCAACGGTACCTGACTAGCGAAATCAGTCGGTTTTTCCTGCGCATGGGCGGACATCGTTGCGAAGAGGGCCGCACATAACGCCGCGCCAAATACGGCGCGGATGAAGGTTGACTGACAGCTCAAGAATGAGTTCCTCATACGATGGTCCTAGTCGGATCGGGCGTAGATTTTTTAGAGGGCAAAGGCATCGGCGACGAAGGTCCGGGCGGCAAGGGAGAGAAATATCCCACTACCAATAGCAACACGCCAACCCCGATGAACGACACGATACGCGCCAGTCCACCGCGGTTGCTCAGTTCGACGAAGAACAGCTTGGCGACCACCACACCGATCAGTGTGGCGCCAACGATCCAGATATCACGTCGGCCGCGCAGGTGTCCGCCAACCATCAGTGCTAAGGCCATCAAGGTCCAGACAATCGACAGACCGGCTTGCACCCTCATCGAATCCAGCAATTCATCCAACTGATAGGGCACGCCACTCCAATGGTGGGCCGTGCGCATGACCATCCCAGTGAACAGGGCGAATAAGCTAGCCCCTGCTACCACCTGTGCCACTCGCTGCGCGCGATCATGGGCGATACCGAGTTGAGGCAATCGGCTGCGCGCCCAGACGAATACCCCGGCCAATGCGAGCAACAGGCCCAATTCCAGCGGATTGAGCAGTGGCAGATAGGCCAGCGGTGCGGCGGCACCGTCGCTGACGATGTTCGCCAGCCAGAACCAGATCAACATCAGCAGCGCCAAGGGGGCAGCGGCCCAGACCCGGTATTCACGGGGATAGGCCTCGATGGGCCACGGCAGTGCGCGGGGCGCAGCCATCAATAGCAAATAGGTGCTCGGCAGCAACGCCCAGCCCAGCCAGCGCCATGCGTTGTAGTGTTCGGACAATGTCATCAAGCCGAAGCGCAACTCCAGCGCCAACACGCCGATGATCAGCCAGCAACCCAAGACATGTGCCGCGCTGACCACCCAGCTCGGCAGTGTGCCCGCCAGGTGCCGCAGCG includes:
- a CDS encoding Lrp/AsnC family transcriptional regulator produces the protein MVTKDNEPPGTAPLDRIDEAILDVLRHNGRITYEKLSSLVHLTPRPCLERVRKLERRGVIRGYSAIIDVKAVSPGLSLLVLVALSNQSGRAAQKAFEACVKACSHVFECQLISGPFDYSLRMRCRDMEHYRVLTETWLNNDELHIDKLVAHPELADVKNTASHYD
- a CDS encoding HutD family protein, with amino-acid sequence MSQLTVLRAASYPRMPWKNGGGSTEEITRDAGVGLDGFGWRLSIADIAESGGFSTFAGYQRIITVLQGAGMTLHVDGQTTRPLLPLDPFAFSGESQVACTLLGGAIRDFNLIYAPDRYTARLQWIDSKQRFFTSAGTVLVFSVAEGLRVSVGTTTETLGKHDCLQLNGNRELLEISVSGSCCLIELTAI
- the hutC gene encoding histidine utilization repressor, with product MGDSPAPLYARVKHMIAQQIQNGTWAPHHRVPSESELVTQLGFSRMTINRALRELTAEGLLVRMQGVGTFVAEPKSQSALFEVHNIADEIASRGHRHTCKVIILNEEAAGSERALALDMREGQRVFHSLIVHFENDIPVQIEDRFVNALVAPDYLKQDFTLQTPYAYLSQVAPLTEGEHVVEAILAEPLECKLLQIEPGEPCLLIRRRTWSGRQPVTAARLIHPGSRHRLEGRFSK
- a CDS encoding formimidoylglutamate deiminase codes for the protein MSAFFAERALLPSGWANNVRFDVSADGLLTGVQVDTDAQGAEFIKGPLLPGMPNLHSHAFQRAMAGLAEVAGNPNDSFWTWRDLMYRLVGKISPEQLGVIARQLYIEMLKGGFTSVAEFHYVHQDTSGKPYADPAELALQISQAASFAGIGLTLLPVLYSHSGFGGQAPDEGQRRFIHSTDSYLDLQARLGPILARQPAQALGLCFHSLRAVTPQQIRDVLAASDKQCPAHIHIAEQQKEVEDCLSWSGLRPLQWLYENVAVDSRWCLVHATHADPDEVALMAESRAVAGLCLTTEANLGDGIFPAVDFIAQGGRWGIGSDSHVSLSVVEELRWLEYGQRLRDQRRNRLHRSDQPMVGRTLYDAALGGGAQALGQAIGSLQVGQRADWLVLDGNDPYLATASGDAILNRWLFAGGDRQIRDVMVNGRWVVRAGRHAGEEESSRAFAQVLRELLG
- a CDS encoding lipocalin family protein; this encodes MRLWIGMLAGLLLAGCANSSIELIEPKTVDHVDLKRYQGTWYELARMPMFFQRNCAQSEAHYILEDDGNVGVTNRCRTLEGKWEEVHGTASPQVPDKTDKLWVEFDTWFSRLLPGVAKGGYWVLYVSDDYKTAVVGNPNRKYLWLLSRNTRVSDATREELLAKARQQGYDTSKLIWRVDDSKIAKPVGK
- a CDS encoding DUF924 family protein, with protein sequence MYAPWHPLLEWWFGSAESPTNVVKAKGPLWFGKKKSQDSDARERFAVQVEHALAGGLSEWAESPQGWLALVLLLDQLPRMIYRDTPKAFAGDQRAQALVEHGLKLGRDQHLLPIQRSFIYLVLEHSEDLEMQDQAVAHFTELFHQQSATDHDVFADQLDYAKKHQRVIARFSRFPHRNQILGRTSTAEERVFLKEPGSRF
- a CDS encoding class 1 fructose-bisphosphatase, with protein sequence MSRVTLSRYLIEQTRSNNTPADLRFLIEVVARACKEISHAVSKGALGGVLGSMNTENVQGEVQKKLDVISNDILLEANEWGGHLAGMASEEMDNAYQIPGKYPKGAYLLVFDPLDGSSNIDVNVSVGTIFSVLRCPSGHLSQNDNLSEKAFLQPGTQQVAAGYAIYGPQTMLVLTLGDGVKGFTLDRELGSFVLTHEDMRIPETTQEFAINMSNARHWEAPVKRYVDELLAGEDGPLKKNYNMRWIAAMVADVHRILTRGGMFMYPRDSRDPSKPGKLRLMYEANPMSFIVEQAGGMSTDGHQRILDIQPEGLHQRVAVFLGSKEEVERATSYHNV
- a CDS encoding DUF3999 domain-containing protein; protein product: MSAHAQEKPTDFASQVPLTLSGNGPWYRLELPLAVQLGARQAGLGDVRVFNAEGQALAYSLTHSDVQRRENQTPIPVKWFALYDAADASDAVPTIRVERTASGTLVEVQPQGEIEAGEEVLRGWLLDTSEIKAPLEQLILDWNTEREGFQRFSIEASNDLQHWQSWGEGQVARLSFADEVIEQREVTLPGQPARYLRLLWNTPNSAPTLTSAQLISASPDHLPQPLVWSQPLAGSTVKPGEYSWQLPIDLAVERVKVDISQANSLAPATLSARLDSNAPWQIVGGGLLYRLTQNGQDVLQDELQLAGRTVQQFKLDVDERGGGLGTAAPQLRFAVRATQLVFLAKGAGPYTLAIGNTAARAADLPLSTLIPDYQPQVLASLGIAQPAASPVVIARTPTPAVKGTDWKRTGLWAVLLLGVVFLGWMAVSLLRTPSAKS